From a single Longimicrobiales bacterium genomic region:
- a CDS encoding acetylornithine/succinylornithine family transaminase has protein sequence MISAALERGAAAATGPARPAAGARESAVLGTYRPAPPVFTRAEGCRLYDAEGHAYLDFASGIGVNALGYGDAGIAAALQSQLATGLVHTSNLYRTEPAELLARELVSHSFADRVFFSNSGAEANEAAFKFARRFGRATGGSARHEIVALRGAFHGRLFGALAATDRPAMQEPFEPLMPGVRFIAPGNVAEARAAIRGTTTAAIIVEPVQGEGGVQPLDAGYLRALREIADEADALLIFDEVQCGLGRTGHLFAYEASGVTPDILTLAKPLAGGLPMGATLVTDRVAAVVRPGDHATTFGGGPLVAAVALHVVRRLADEDFLAGVRETGVYLQRRLDELCGLRAVDHVRGAGMMWGVQLREPAAPVVAAALEAGLLVTAAGERVLRLLPPLVIAPHEVDTGVNILREVLR, from the coding sequence ATGATTTCTGCCGCACTGGAACGGGGTGCCGCAGCCGCGACGGGTCCGGCTCGTCCGGCAGCCGGCGCGCGCGAGTCAGCCGTACTGGGTACGTACCGGCCGGCACCGCCGGTGTTTACGCGGGCGGAAGGCTGCCGCCTGTACGATGCCGAGGGTCATGCATACCTGGATTTCGCGAGCGGAATCGGCGTGAACGCTCTCGGTTACGGGGATGCGGGCATCGCTGCGGCTCTCCAGTCGCAGCTTGCGACGGGCCTGGTGCATACGTCGAACCTCTATCGTACGGAGCCAGCCGAACTGCTTGCGCGCGAGCTCGTGTCGCATTCGTTCGCAGACCGGGTGTTCTTCTCGAATTCCGGCGCCGAGGCGAACGAAGCGGCTTTCAAGTTCGCGCGCAGGTTCGGGCGCGCTACAGGGGGCTCGGCCCGGCACGAGATCGTCGCGCTGCGCGGAGCGTTCCACGGCCGGCTGTTCGGCGCCCTCGCCGCGACGGATCGTCCGGCGATGCAGGAGCCCTTCGAGCCGCTCATGCCCGGGGTGCGGTTCATTGCGCCGGGCAATGTGGCGGAAGCCAGAGCCGCCATCCGCGGGACGACAACGGCTGCGATCATCGTCGAACCGGTCCAGGGCGAAGGCGGCGTCCAGCCGCTCGATGCAGGATATCTGCGTGCGCTGCGCGAGATCGCAGACGAGGCGGATGCGCTCCTCATCTTCGATGAGGTGCAGTGCGGTCTCGGCCGTACGGGCCATCTGTTCGCATATGAAGCGTCGGGTGTAACGCCGGACATCCTGACGCTGGCGAAGCCGCTCGCCGGAGGGCTGCCGATGGGCGCCACGCTCGTCACCGATCGGGTGGCCGCCGTCGTTCGGCCCGGTGACCATGCAACGACGTTTGGCGGCGGGCCCCTCGTGGCCGCGGTCGCCCTTCATGTCGTCCGCCGCCTGGCCGATGAGGATTTCCTCGCCGGTGTGCGCGAGACCGGCGTGTACCTCCAGCGGCGTCTCGACGAGCTGTGCGGCCTGCGCGCTGTCGACCACGTGCGCGGGGCCGGAATGATGTGGGGCGTGCAACTGCGCGAGCCGGCCGCGCCGGTCGTAGCAGCGGCCCTCGAGGCAGGCCTGCTGGTAACGGCGGCGGGCGAAAGGGTGCTGCGTCTGCTGCCGCCGCTCGTGATCGCGCCGCACGAGGTCGACACGGGTGTGAACATTCTGCGCGAGGTATTGCGGTGA
- a CDS encoding N-acetyltransferase, whose product MSTALPVIEHVVRHGLEQARAKRPLSIVPDGSALYLRRAEPSDAREIHELLEVFVAHGQLLPRTLRQVYRTIRDYVVAIEDGRIVGCAALRIYSADVAEVGALAVAAEKHGSGIGRRLVETLVHDAGMLGLRRVFALTLQDGFFHRLGFETTVVSEFPEKVAADCSTCARRATCAEIAVARNVTN is encoded by the coding sequence GTGAGCACTGCGCTTCCGGTCATCGAGCATGTCGTACGGCACGGCCTGGAGCAGGCGCGTGCGAAGCGACCGCTCAGCATCGTCCCGGACGGTTCCGCGCTGTACCTGCGCCGTGCCGAGCCATCGGATGCGCGTGAGATCCACGAGCTGCTCGAGGTGTTCGTTGCACACGGCCAGCTGCTGCCACGCACGCTGCGGCAGGTCTATCGCACGATCCGCGATTACGTCGTCGCCATCGAGGACGGCCGGATCGTCGGGTGTGCCGCACTGCGGATCTATTCCGCGGACGTGGCGGAGGTCGGCGCGCTGGCCGTAGCGGCGGAGAAGCACGGCAGCGGGATCGGCCGCCGGCTGGTGGAGACGCTCGTTCACGATGCGGGCATGCTGGGTCTGCGGCGCGTGTTCGCACTCACGCTGCAGGATGGGTTCTTTCACCGTCTCGGCTTCGAGACGACGGTTGTATCGGAGTTTCCCGAGAAGGTGGCGGCGGACTGCAGCACGTGCGCACGACGCGCCACGTGCGCCGAGATCGCCGTTGCACGCAACGTGACCAACTGA
- a CDS encoding argininosuccinate synthase, producing MSFTIVLAYSGGLDTSIIVPWLRENYDNAEVICVAADVGQGEELTGLEARALRQGASALVVEDLREAFVRESIWPTLRAGAIYARKYLLGTSMARPIIARSQAQVALRVGASALAHGCTGKGNDQVRFELSYAAFAPDLQVIAPWRHWDIRSREDAINYADARGIDVPVTKAKIYSRDRNLWHVSHEGGPLEDPGNEPPADVFQLTSAPEDAPDRVQYVDIGFDAGYPVTIDGEVLSPVALIEMLNEIAGVHGVGRADIVEDRMVGMKSRGIYETPGGTLLYTAHRELEQIVLDRRTLALKDQVAQRYADIVYEGRWWSTEREALDALVDRTQERVTGNVRLKLYKGSAIVASRTTPYPLYDAGLASFGDDGHYDHADAAGFIRLFALPTRAEAMQSAMYDASRAGRSAGTHNGALRAEPRVAPAPQPSLKTARVSQQEVQPAQNGQHPAAAASQSPPAAQRVVQHVHPVSV from the coding sequence ATGTCCTTCACCATCGTACTGGCGTACTCCGGCGGTCTCGACACGTCCATCATCGTGCCGTGGCTGCGTGAGAACTACGACAACGCGGAGGTCATCTGCGTCGCGGCCGACGTCGGCCAGGGCGAGGAGCTCACCGGCCTCGAGGCACGCGCACTCCGCCAGGGAGCCAGCGCACTCGTGGTCGAGGATCTGCGCGAGGCTTTCGTGCGCGAGTCGATCTGGCCGACACTTCGTGCGGGCGCGATCTACGCGCGCAAGTACCTGCTCGGCACATCGATGGCGCGGCCGATCATCGCGCGCAGCCAGGCGCAGGTCGCGCTGCGCGTCGGCGCCAGCGCGCTGGCGCACGGCTGCACCGGCAAGGGCAACGATCAGGTGCGTTTCGAGCTTTCGTATGCGGCATTCGCCCCCGATCTTCAGGTCATCGCGCCGTGGCGGCACTGGGACATCCGTTCGCGTGAGGACGCCATCAACTACGCCGACGCACGCGGCATCGATGTCCCCGTCACCAAGGCGAAGATCTACTCGCGTGACCGCAACCTGTGGCATGTCTCGCATGAGGGCGGGCCGCTCGAGGACCCGGGCAATGAACCACCGGCCGATGTATTCCAGCTCACGAGCGCGCCGGAGGACGCACCGGATCGTGTGCAGTACGTCGACATCGGGTTCGATGCCGGGTACCCGGTGACGATCGATGGTGAAGTACTGTCGCCCGTCGCGTTGATCGAGATGCTGAACGAGATCGCGGGCGTGCACGGCGTCGGTCGGGCCGACATTGTCGAGGACCGCATGGTGGGCATGAAGTCGCGCGGGATCTATGAGACCCCGGGCGGGACGCTGCTGTACACGGCGCATCGCGAGCTCGAGCAGATCGTTCTGGACCGCCGTACGCTTGCCCTCAAGGATCAGGTCGCGCAGCGTTACGCAGACATCGTCTATGAGGGGCGGTGGTGGTCCACCGAGCGTGAGGCGCTCGACGCGCTCGTGGACCGGACACAGGAGCGCGTCACGGGTAACGTGCGCCTGAAGCTGTACAAGGGCAGCGCCATCGTGGCGTCGCGCACGACTCCGTATCCGCTCTATGACGCAGGTCTGGCATCGTTCGGCGATGACGGTCACTACGACCACGCGGATGCGGCAGGCTTCATCCGGCTGTTCGCGTTGCCGACGCGGGCGGAGGCTATGCAGTCCGCCATGTACGACGCGTCGCGGGCAGGACGGAGTGCTGGTACGCACAACGGTGCGTTGCGTGCAGAGCCGCGGGTTGCGCCGGCGCCACAGCCGTCGCTGAAGACGGCGCGGGTGTCACAGCAGGAAGTCCAGCCTGCGCAGAATGGACAGCACCCGGCGGCCGCCGCGTCACAGTCTCCGCCTGCCGCACAGCGGGTGGTGCAGCATGTGCATCCGGTATCGGTGTAA
- the argH gene encoding argininosuccinate lyase — translation MAQSIIETGTPPITPPTEHRLWGGRFEGAPAPSLEELNRSLDVDRRLWREDIEGSVAWVQALLRAGVLQPAEAGTLDAGLRRVAHRLEEQFPVDAGDEDIHTLVERLLYEEVGAVAGKLHTGRSRNDQVATDARLWTLRACGRIERELRAVQLALLEQAADHVDVLMPAYTHLRRAQPVRVAHWLLAHFWALQRDRDRLGAAVERVSVLPLGSGAISGSGFAVDRTLLKELLGFRHVSQNSMDAVGDRDWVCEVLFVTSMVATHLSRLAEDLIIFSSDEFRYVHLPEAFTTGSSLMPQKRNPDGLELARGMAARSIGDLTSSLAMLKGTPSGYNKDFQEDKRLLFGAVDAMEMLLPTTRETIAGLRFDTDRLRVAVSDEALLATDLADELVRRGLPFRESHAAVGRLLRAADQLGVAVSQLPATAWAEAHPLFVTPRLPVVSPETSVDARAADGGTARPAVLRQLVAARDALI, via the coding sequence ATGGCACAGTCGATCATCGAAACGGGGACACCACCCATCACGCCGCCGACGGAGCATCGCCTCTGGGGAGGCCGCTTCGAGGGCGCGCCGGCGCCTTCGCTGGAGGAGCTGAACCGTTCGCTCGACGTCGATCGGCGCCTCTGGCGCGAGGATATCGAAGGGAGCGTTGCGTGGGTGCAGGCGCTCCTGCGCGCCGGCGTGCTGCAGCCGGCGGAGGCGGGGACGCTCGACGCCGGACTGCGTCGCGTTGCACACCGGCTGGAAGAGCAGTTCCCCGTGGATGCGGGGGACGAGGACATACACACGCTCGTAGAGCGGTTGCTGTACGAGGAAGTCGGCGCGGTAGCGGGCAAGCTGCACACGGGCCGGTCACGCAACGACCAGGTCGCGACGGACGCGCGTCTATGGACGCTGCGCGCGTGCGGGCGCATCGAGCGCGAGCTGCGTGCGGTGCAGCTTGCACTGCTGGAGCAGGCGGCGGATCACGTCGATGTGCTGATGCCGGCCTACACCCACCTGCGCCGCGCGCAGCCGGTACGAGTCGCGCACTGGCTCCTCGCGCACTTCTGGGCACTGCAGCGCGACCGCGACCGGCTCGGCGCCGCAGTGGAGCGCGTCAGTGTGCTGCCACTCGGATCGGGTGCCATCAGCGGGTCCGGGTTCGCCGTCGATCGCACTCTGCTGAAGGAGCTGCTCGGGTTCCGGCACGTGTCGCAGAACTCGATGGACGCAGTCGGCGATCGCGACTGGGTGTGCGAGGTGCTTTTCGTCACGTCCATGGTCGCCACGCACCTGTCGCGGCTCGCGGAGGACCTCATCATCTTCTCCAGCGATGAGTTCCGCTATGTGCACCTGCCGGAGGCGTTCACGACCGGCTCGAGCCTGATGCCGCAGAAACGCAATCCGGACGGCCTCGAACTGGCCCGCGGCATGGCCGCACGCTCGATCGGCGACCTCACCTCCAGTCTCGCGATGCTGAAGGGAACGCCGTCGGGATACAACAAGGACTTCCAGGAGGACAAGCGACTGCTGTTCGGCGCGGTGGACGCGATGGAGATGCTGCTGCCGACAACGCGTGAAACGATTGCCGGGCTCCGCTTCGACACGGACCGGCTGCGCGTCGCCGTGTCGGATGAAGCGCTGCTTGCCACGGATCTGGCTGATGAGCTGGTTCGCCGCGGTCTGCCGTTTCGCGAGTCGCACGCAGCCGTGGGTCGGCTGCTGCGCGCCGCGGACCAGCTTGGCGTGGCTGTGTCGCAGCTCCCCGCGACTGCCTGGGCCGAGGCGCATCCCCTCTTCGTGACACCGCGTCTGCCCGTCGTGTCGCCGGAAACATCGGTGGACGCACGCGCAGCCGACGGCGGCACCGCCCGTCCAGCGGTACTGCGCCAGCTCGTCGCGGCCCGAGACGCCCTGATCTGA
- a CDS encoding transketolase translates to MARSAAPSAARDVDALRDRARSIRRHIVEMLHEAASGHPGGSLSAVEIVTALYFGGVLRHDPERPEWPDRDRFVLSKGHGVPVQYAALALAGYFPLDELRTLRKIDSRLQGHPVLGTAPGIEASTGSLGQGLSIGLGMALASRLDDSGYRVFVLLGDGECQEGQVWEAAMAAGHHRPDNLIAIVDYNKFQLDGAIEDIIGLEPLAAKWESMGWKTREIDGHDMQQVLDALDWSMQAGEPACIIAHTVKGKGVSFMEGENAYHGVAPSDEELARALAELQGEDPEEQNARALASDHVLEEAEASIEASNGKGGAR, encoded by the coding sequence ATGGCCCGATCTGCCGCTCCTTCCGCCGCCCGCGATGTCGACGCTCTGCGCGACCGGGCAAGAAGTATTCGCCGTCACATAGTGGAGATGCTGCACGAGGCAGCGAGCGGTCACCCGGGCGGCTCGCTGTCGGCTGTGGAGATCGTGACCGCACTCTATTTCGGAGGGGTGCTCCGTCACGATCCGGAAAGACCGGAATGGCCGGACCGTGACCGCTTCGTGCTTTCGAAAGGCCATGGCGTACCGGTGCAGTACGCCGCGCTCGCGCTGGCCGGTTATTTCCCGCTGGACGAGTTGCGCACACTGCGCAAGATCGACAGCCGGCTGCAGGGACATCCGGTGCTCGGCACAGCGCCCGGCATCGAGGCGTCCACGGGCTCGCTCGGACAGGGCCTCTCGATCGGCCTCGGAATGGCCCTCGCGAGCCGACTCGACGACAGCGGTTATCGCGTGTTCGTGCTGCTCGGCGACGGCGAGTGCCAGGAGGGACAGGTCTGGGAGGCGGCGATGGCTGCTGGACACCACCGGCCGGACAACCTCATCGCAATCGTCGACTACAATAAGTTCCAGCTGGATGGCGCGATCGAAGACATCATCGGTCTGGAACCGCTGGCGGCGAAGTGGGAGTCCATGGGGTGGAAGACCCGCGAGATCGACGGCCACGACATGCAGCAGGTCCTCGATGCCCTCGACTGGTCGATGCAGGCAGGCGAGCCCGCGTGCATTATCGCGCACACGGTCAAGGGGAAGGGTGTCAGCTTCATGGAAGGCGAGAACGCGTACCACGGCGTTGCTCCCTCCGATGAGGAGCTGGCTCGCGCACTGGCCGAGCTGCAGGGCGAGGATCCGGAAGAGCAGAATGCGCGCGCGCTCGCGAGCGATCACGTGCTGGAGGAGGCGGAAGCGTCGATCGAGGCATCGAACGGGAAGGGAGGTGCACGGTGA
- a CDS encoding transketolase C-terminal domain-containing protein → MKHLYPGLEFGKATRDAYGEALRDLGRDHSEIVVLDADLAKSTKSATFGEAFPERFFNVGIQEANLVGMAGGLASCGKVPFISSFAAFVILKGFDQLRMAVSYPKLNVKVVGSHGGISIGEDGASQQSVEDVALACALPDFVVCVPSDEHQMRAVVKAAYEHNGPVYIRSGRPKAPLIYDATPTDFAFGRASTLREGRDLTIVANGLLVGAALIAADHLAQDGIETRVLDMACVKPLDEDAVRAAAEETGAIVVAEEHLVHGGLGARVAQAVCTSHPVPLEFVGINDTYAESGAPADVMEKYGLTWKEVEAAARRVVARRGAGAAR, encoded by the coding sequence GTGAAGCACCTGTATCCCGGGCTCGAGTTCGGTAAGGCGACACGAGATGCCTACGGCGAGGCACTGCGCGATCTGGGTCGCGACCACAGCGAGATCGTCGTGCTCGATGCGGACCTGGCGAAGAGTACGAAGAGCGCGACGTTCGGTGAGGCGTTCCCGGAGCGGTTCTTCAATGTCGGGATCCAGGAGGCGAACCTCGTCGGCATGGCGGGTGGCCTGGCGAGCTGCGGCAAGGTGCCGTTCATCTCGAGCTTCGCGGCCTTCGTCATCCTGAAGGGCTTCGATCAGCTGCGCATGGCCGTATCGTATCCGAAGCTGAACGTGAAGGTAGTCGGCAGCCATGGCGGCATTTCCATCGGCGAGGATGGAGCGAGCCAGCAGTCCGTGGAGGACGTCGCGCTCGCGTGCGCGCTGCCGGACTTCGTCGTGTGCGTTCCGAGCGATGAGCATCAGATGCGTGCGGTCGTGAAGGCTGCGTACGAACACAACGGTCCCGTCTACATCCGGTCGGGTCGGCCGAAGGCGCCGCTCATCTACGACGCGACACCGACGGACTTCGCTTTCGGACGTGCGTCCACGCTTCGTGAAGGTCGTGATCTCACGATCGTCGCCAACGGCCTGCTCGTCGGTGCGGCACTCATCGCTGCCGATCATCTCGCGCAGGACGGCATCGAGACGCGTGTGCTCGACATGGCTTGCGTGAAGCCGCTGGATGAGGACGCCGTGCGTGCCGCTGCCGAGGAGACAGGCGCCATCGTTGTCGCCGAGGAGCACCTGGTTCACGGCGGTCTCGGCGCGCGTGTCGCGCAGGCCGTGTGCACTTCGCATCCTGTGCCGCTCGAGTTCGTGGGGATCAACGACACATACGCGGAGAGCGGGGCTCCCGCCGACGTGATGGAGAAATACGGTCTCACATGGAAAGAGGTGGAGGCCGCCGCGCGTCGTGTCGTCGCCCGGCGCGGGGCCGGTGCTGCACGTTGA
- the rpiA gene encoding ribose-5-phosphate isomerase RpiA produces MSEREQQKRAAAERAVTYVESGMRLGLGTGSTAKHVLDVLSERLRDGTLRDIGGVPTSRATADYARSVDIPLLDLDDVQRLDLAIDGADEVDPRLDLIKGLGGALLWEKIVESAADRFVVVVDESKLVQRLGEKAPVPVEVVPFGWRSLLPHFTAAGARPELRLAGGEPLLTDGGHYIVDCHFDGGIEDAVETAAHLRARAGVVETGMFIGMATAVVVAGADVRVMEPDTGNNRRG; encoded by the coding sequence ATGAGCGAGCGCGAACAGCAGAAGCGGGCCGCGGCGGAGCGTGCTGTAACGTACGTCGAGTCGGGCATGCGGCTCGGACTCGGCACGGGCTCGACCGCAAAACATGTCCTCGACGTGCTGAGCGAACGGCTGCGCGATGGTACGCTCCGCGACATCGGCGGTGTGCCGACTTCGCGCGCGACAGCCGATTACGCACGCAGCGTCGACATTCCGCTGCTGGATCTCGATGATGTGCAGCGCCTCGACCTGGCGATCGATGGTGCGGATGAGGTGGACCCCCGTCTGGATCTGATCAAGGGTCTCGGTGGAGCGCTGCTCTGGGAAAAGATCGTCGAGAGCGCCGCGGACCGCTTCGTCGTCGTAGTGGATGAATCGAAGCTGGTGCAGCGTCTGGGCGAGAAGGCTCCCGTGCCGGTCGAGGTGGTGCCGTTCGGCTGGCGTTCGCTGCTGCCCCACTTCACGGCTGCAGGTGCGCGGCCGGAGCTTCGGCTGGCCGGCGGCGAGCCACTGCTGACGGATGGTGGACACTACATCGTGGATTGTCACTTCGATGGCGGTATCGAGGATGCCGTCGAGACGGCGGCGCACCTGCGTGCGCGCGCCGGCGTCGTGGAAACGGGCATGTTCATCGGCATGGCGACGGCTGTCGTGGTGGCCGGCGCCGACGTGCGGGTGATGGAACCGGATACTGGCAACAACAGGCGAGGATAA
- a CDS encoding class I fructose-bisphosphate aldolase yields MSQNVEALLGSDAKTLLQHTCKIPKEQLHLPGPDFIDRVWQISDRPVPVLRSLQSMFDHGRLGGTGYLSILPVDQGIEHSAGASFAPNPAYFDPEKIVELAVEGGCNAVASTLGVLGAVARRYAHRIPFLVKLNHNELLSYPNQYDQVYFGQVEQAFDMGAVAVGATIYFGSAESRRQIQETSEAFRLAHELGMATVLWCYLRNPDFKQGGTDYHESADLTGQANHLGVTIQADIIKQKLPTNNGGYNALKNFGKTHKKVYSDLTSDHPIDLVRYQVANCYMGRAGLINSGGASGANDVEEAVRTAVINKRGGGMGLISGRKAFQRPTSEGVALLNTIQDVYLDDGITVA; encoded by the coding sequence ATGAGTCAGAACGTGGAAGCACTGCTCGGCAGTGATGCAAAGACACTGCTCCAGCATACGTGCAAGATTCCGAAGGAACAGCTGCATCTGCCCGGCCCGGATTTCATCGATCGGGTCTGGCAGATCTCCGATCGGCCGGTGCCGGTGCTGCGCAGCCTCCAGAGCATGTTCGATCACGGACGTCTCGGCGGAACCGGCTACCTCTCGATCCTCCCGGTCGACCAGGGTATCGAGCACTCGGCGGGTGCGAGCTTCGCACCGAACCCCGCATACTTCGATCCGGAGAAGATCGTGGAGCTTGCGGTGGAAGGGGGCTGTAATGCGGTCGCTTCGACACTAGGCGTGCTGGGTGCGGTGGCACGCCGCTACGCGCACCGCATCCCGTTCCTCGTCAAGCTGAACCACAACGAGCTGTTGTCCTATCCGAACCAGTATGACCAGGTCTATTTCGGCCAGGTCGAGCAGGCGTTCGACATGGGAGCGGTTGCGGTCGGTGCGACGATCTATTTCGGCTCCGCGGAATCACGGCGCCAGATCCAGGAGACGAGTGAGGCGTTCCGCCTGGCGCACGAGCTCGGCATGGCCACCGTGCTGTGGTGCTACCTGCGCAATCCGGACTTCAAGCAGGGCGGCACCGACTACCACGAGTCGGCCGACCTGACGGGGCAGGCGAATCACCTGGGCGTGACGATCCAGGCCGACATCATCAAGCAGAAGCTCCCGACGAACAACGGCGGATACAACGCGCTCAAGAATTTCGGCAAGACGCACAAGAAGGTGTATTCCGATCTCACGAGCGACCACCCGATCGATCTCGTGCGCTATCAGGTCGCGAACTGCTACATGGGGCGCGCAGGCCTCATCAACTCGGGAGGCGCATCCGGCGCGAACGACGTGGAGGAGGCGGTGCGCACAGCCGTGATCAACAAGCGTGGCGGCGGCATGGGCCTGATCTCCGGCCGCAAGGCGTTCCAGCGTCCGACGTCCGAAGGCGTAGCGCTGCTGAACACGATTCAGGATGTGTATCTGGACGACGGCATCACGGTAGCGTGA
- the rpe gene encoding ribulose-phosphate 3-epimerase, whose translation MTVRISPSILSADFARLADGVAEAEAAGADWIHVDVMDGHFVPNITIGVPVVAALRRVTKLPLDVHLMIDQPERYVDAFVEAGADWLTVHQEASVHLHRTVEQIRHAGAKPGVSLNPATPVAALTEILPYVDLVLVMSVNPGFGGQRYIPTSTAKIANIRRQLDERGLWPIELEVDGGVSERNAGEVSAAGATVLVAGAAIFNPAASVADNITRLRAAAEAG comes from the coding sequence ATGACGGTCAGGATATCGCCCTCCATCCTCTCCGCCGATTTCGCCCGGCTGGCCGACGGTGTGGCGGAGGCGGAAGCGGCCGGTGCGGACTGGATACACGTCGACGTGATGGACGGGCATTTCGTCCCGAACATCACGATCGGCGTGCCTGTCGTGGCCGCGCTCCGGCGGGTCACGAAGCTGCCGCTGGACGTCCATCTGATGATCGACCAGCCAGAGCGGTACGTCGATGCGTTCGTGGAGGCGGGCGCCGACTGGCTGACGGTACACCAGGAGGCCAGCGTCCACCTGCATCGCACGGTGGAGCAGATCCGCCACGCAGGGGCCAAACCCGGTGTCTCACTTAACCCGGCCACGCCGGTGGCCGCGCTCACGGAGATCCTGCCCTACGTGGATCTGGTGCTTGTCATGAGCGTGAACCCGGGGTTCGGCGGCCAGCGATACATCCCGACGAGCACAGCCAAGATCGCAAACATCCGGCGCCAGCTGGATGAGCGCGGCCTGTGGCCGATCGAGCTGGAGGTGGATGGCGGTGTCAGCGAACGCAATGCCGGTGAAGTGAGTGCGGCGGGTGCCACCGTGCTCGTTGCGGGCGCGGCCATTTTCAACCCGGCGGCGAGCGTGGCGGACAACATCACGCGTCTGCGCGCCGCCGCAGAGGCGGGGTGA
- a CDS encoding universal stress protein, which yields MHDLIAQQNIAPPAAHRVLALTGGAPPERLLELARCSTPRGARLELFALHADAAAPVEGADSLLGGAVRVEQPSVREVLRALHDTRADAVVLGYPDHARGRSAFTDIVERATAAASVDVIVCVDRHERPWRRVLVPYLYGPLDSGALGVARRLARTGDAEVTVLHVVEPAGEDDDAVQPLRTRIDGCNLKVVTAGDPVSAAAEEARRGYDLIVLGGRDRLVQGRYFTMRQQRLLLTTDATLVIVHSGRQN from the coding sequence GTGCATGATCTGATCGCACAGCAGAACATCGCGCCGCCCGCCGCGCACCGGGTTCTCGCCCTGACGGGTGGCGCTCCGCCGGAGCGGCTTCTCGAGCTTGCCCGGTGCAGCACGCCGCGCGGGGCACGCCTGGAGCTGTTCGCTCTGCACGCGGACGCGGCGGCCCCGGTGGAGGGAGCCGACTCTCTGCTGGGCGGCGCCGTTCGCGTCGAGCAGCCGAGTGTCCGCGAGGTGCTGCGTGCGCTGCACGATACGCGGGCGGATGCCGTGGTCCTCGGCTATCCCGATCATGCGCGTGGTCGCAGCGCATTCACCGACATCGTGGAGCGGGCGACTGCGGCCGCGTCGGTCGACGTCATTGTGTGCGTCGACCGGCATGAGCGGCCGTGGCGCCGGGTGCTGGTCCCCTACCTGTACGGCCCGCTGGACAGCGGCGCCCTCGGCGTCGCCCGTCGGCTCGCGCGGACCGGCGACGCCGAGGTCACCGTCCTTCACGTCGTGGAGCCCGCGGGTGAAGACGACGATGCCGTGCAGCCGCTCCGCACGCGCATCGATGGCTGCAACCTCAAGGTCGTCACCGCAGGCGACCCGGTCAGTGCGGCAGCGGAGGAAGCGCGACGCGGTTACGACCTGATCGTGCTGGGCGGTCGCGATCGCCTGGTGCAGGGCCGGTATTTCACCATGCGTCAGCAGCGCCTGCTGCTGACAACGGACGCGACGCTCGTCATCGTTCACTCCGGCCGGCAGAACTGA